In the genome of Aspergillus luchuensis IFO 4308 DNA, chromosome 2, nearly complete sequence, one region contains:
- a CDS encoding diacylglycerol/lipid kinase family protein (COG:S;~EggNog:ENOG410PJ1H;~InterPro:IPR017438,IPR001206,IPR016064;~PFAM:PF00781;~go_function: GO:0003951 - NAD+ kinase activity [Evidence IEA];~go_function: GO:0016301 - kinase activity [Evidence IEA]), producing MSSSVVYTVDVECSNDSGAHKDNIRCISQHDQNELIIACDSIISIVPPKKDGDKLYRLLFFRDDDDTCDHESKHTLLESIQLATLPPQLQKHLFTELPPYLRSSGPEGAKIDIIVSTTSGTGTGASFCSNILRPLLSYIGVADYELHETKSTQTITDLCYEKFIPRAKQRLPQTIILLSGDGGLTDIIDAFHSTLESLLVPPTIALIPTGTGNAMANSIGLLTYPTASLVALLQGTPTGVPTFVAELSPGARCIIDEGRERVPITRNSASFQGTPKVYGGVVASWGLHAALVADSDTVQYRKFGADRFKLAAKELLYPSDSAEPHKFSGKVTLFKLDDQSRSRREELLACTEHMYVLASLVSSLERNFMISPCSRPLDGRLWMVHFAPMSSSKVMQVMASAYQAGQHVEDESVSYGEIEGFRIEFREADERWRRICIDGKIIAVEDGGWVEIHKTSRALLTILQHQKASPGI from the coding sequence ATGTCATCTTCTGTTGTATATACTGTCGACGTTGAGTGCTCTAATGACTCTGGTGCACACAAAGATAACATCCGGTGCATATCCCAACACGATCAAAATGAATTAATAATCGCCTGTGATAGCATTATCTCCATAGTGCCCCCAAAAAAGGATGGGGATAAATTGTATCGCCTGCTATTCTTCCGGGATGACGACGACACATGCGACCATGAGAGCAAACACACGTTACTCGAAAGCATCCAGCTAGCTACTTTACCTCCACAATTGCAAAAGCACCTGTTTACGGAGTTGCCGCCTTATCTACGCTCCTCTGGTCCTGAAGGGGcgaaaatagatattattgtTTCTACCACATCTGGAACAGGAACAGGGGCGAGCTTCTGTAGCAACATCCTACGGCCGTTACTGTCATACATCGGAGTAGCAGATTATGAGCTCCATGAGACGAAGTCGACTCAAACTATCACAGATTTATGCTACGAAAAGTTCATTCCACGTGCCAAGCAAAGACTTCCGCAGACAATTATTCTCCTCTCAGGTGATGGAGGCCTAACCGACATAATTGATGCCTTCCACAGTACCCTGGAGAGTCTTCTCGTGCCTCCAACCATTGCTCTCATCCCCACTGGAACAGGAAATGCTATGGCGAATTCAATAGGATTGTTGACGTACCCAACGGCTAGTTTGGTAGCATTATTACAAGGAACACCGACTGGTGTACCTACATTTGTCGCCGAACTTTCACCGGGAGCGAGATGTATTATTGACGAAGGCCGTGAAAGAGTTCCCATTACACGCAATTCGGCGAGCTTTCAAGGAACCCCCAAGGTTTACGGTGGCGTTGTTGCGAGTTGGGGTCTTCATGCGGCATTGGTTGCCGATAGCGATACTGTTCAGTATCGCAAGTTTGGAGCCGATAGGTTCAAGCTAGCCGCAAAAGAATTGCTCTACCCTTCTGACAGTGCCGAACCCCATAAGTTTAGCGGCAAGGTTACACTTTTCAAGTTGGACGACCAAAGTAGGAGCAGGCGCGAAGAACTGCTGGCGTGCACCGAGCATATGTATGTGTTGGCTAGTCTTGTCTCGAGTCTCGAGAGAAATTTCATGATTTCTCCGTGCTCAAGGCCTTTGGACGGTCGGCTGTGGATGGTTCATTTTGCGCCaatgtcatcatcaaaggTTATGCAAGTTATGGCTTCTGCATACCAGGCGGGGCAGCACGTGGAGGATGAAAGTGTCTCTTATGGTGAGATTGAAGGATTCCGGATTGAATTTCGTGAAGCAGACGAGAGATGGAGGCGGATCTGCATCGATGGAAAGATCATcgcggttgaagatggtggttGGGTGGAAATACATAAAACTTCCAGGGCCTTACTTACGATATTGCAGCACCAGAAGGCCTCGCCCGGGATTTAA
- a CDS encoding rRNA-processing protein UTP21 (BUSCO:EOG09260SJV;~COG:S;~EggNog:ENOG410PI1Y;~InterPro:IPR007319,IPR019775,IPR015943,IPR011047, IPR001680,IPR017986;~PFAM:PF04192,PF00400;~go_component: GO:0032040 - small-subunit processome [Evidence IEA];~go_function: GO:0005515 - protein binding [Evidence IEA];~go_process: GO:0006364 - rRNA processing [Evidence IEA]): MPSLKDDGFDLPLAKRQKRTVAEETEKSPRTPGSKIFSPFRTLGLVSTEVPFTSVRLGKATFQITTSVGRCLQTYDLKRGLNLVFISRPQTPDIITATCAWQDRIFAAWGNLRPGSEGGIWVFKRGKKVASLEVPAGFSEPIERLLVFGTWIVGCSSRCIQVWKNASYQHYTTLRPQRVSNLSDGPVYAGQICNMPTYLNKVFVGRCDGKVDIWNVKTGRLVYSMPPMSAHAGAVTALQPTPALSLIAIAYKSGALSICNVETCQLAMTLRAGSPQMDCVTSLAFRQDGLGAGEHGRTAGMMVTGSVESGDVTIWDLNNGGRAMGVLRRAHALAGESGSGISHLQFLDGQPVLVSSGKDNSLKTWIFDEIPFSHIPRPLHIRSGHSAAITALEFLPSGSDGSEFSGKWLLSASKDCSLWGFSVRKDSQNTEISQGAVEHKSKRRGAPSTYTGVTHANVETDFRAPEITCIACSLNRDGGMGTTTSGPIWANPKTTRAEDSSKTGWESIVTGHRGDKYARTWFWGKKKAGRWAFETSDGTEVKSVALSRCGTFAIIGSAGGTIDMFNMQSGLYRQSFPAKSPKGDLKQRPTPSPISESHDIKHTKAVTGLMIDGLNRTVISCGLDGKVKFWDLVSGHLVDQLDWYPMTSIIGLRSNHTNELVAFSCDDLSIRVVDVETKKVIREFWGCVGQINDFTFSTDGRWIIAASMDSTIRVWDLPTGHLIDVFRASSTCTSLAMSSTGEFLATAHADGVGISLWSNKSLFVPISTRNVDEHAMTNVHIPTSSNDGYPGVIEAAFSDGSDEAEVDGPLPSIEQLNGDMVTLSVVPKSKWQTLLQLNLIKERNKPKEPPKAPQKAPFFLPAAGEQKLPDSDPNTSSEGTVAERSRIAKLHNSKDTSGIMSTRFTDLLHSGYVSGNFDSFVEHLKGMPPAKADLEIRSLDPQVRDGYSELSAFVSALSTRLGSRRDFELVNTWMAVFLRIHADIVAECSGTNVDDENALKSALTGWRQALQREAERLAGLVGYCRGVVGFLRSTR, from the exons ATGCCGTCTTTGAAAGATGATGGCTTTGATTTGCCTCTGGCAAAACGGCAAAAGAGAACAGTCGCAGAGGAAACTGAGAAATCCCCGCGAACGCCTGGATCTAAAATCTTTTCGCCCTTCCGG ACTTTAGGACTGGTATCAACCGAAGTTCCCTTCACCTCTGTCCGCCTAGGCAAAGCGACATTCCAAATCACCACATCTGTAGGGCGCTGCTTGCAGACCTACGATCTGAAGCGAGGTCTCAACTTGGTATTCATTAGTCGCCCTCAGACGCCAGATATCATCACTGCTACTTGTGCTTGGCAAGACAGGATCTTTGCAGCATGGGGAAATCTTCGCCCCGGCTCGGAAGGGGGTATATGGGTGTTCAAGAGAGGTAAAAAAGTTGCGTCTTTAGAAGTGCCTGCTGGGTTTTCGGAGCCCATTGAACGGCTGCTTGTATTCGGCACATGGATTGttggctgcagcagcaggtgcaTTCAAGTGTGGAAAAATGCCTCGTATCAACACTACACGACTCTCAGACCTCAACGTGTCAGTAACCTTTCAGATGGACCGGTATATGCCGGTCAAATCTGCAACATGCCGACATACCTCAACAAAGTATTCGTTGGCAGATGTGACGGAAAGGTTGACATCTGGAATGTAAAGACCGGGAGGCTAGTATATTCAATGCCCCCAATGTCAGCACATGCAGGTGCAGTGACTGCTCTTCAACCAACACCCGCGTTATCCCTGATTGCCATTGCATACAAGAGTGGGGCACTCTCTATCTGTAATGTTGAGACATGCCAACTGGCTATGACCTTGCGTGCAGGCTCTCCACAAATGGACTGCGTCACATCGCTCGCCTTTCGGCAAGATGGCCTAGGTGCGGGCGAACATGGACGAACTGCTGGCATGATGGTGACTGGTTCTGTTGAAAGTGGTGATGTCACTATATGGGACCTGAACAACGGTGGAAGGGCGATGGGCGTCCTCCGTCGGGCACATGCACTCGCTGGTGAGTCGGGTTCGGGAATAAGCCATTTACAGTTCTTGGACGGCCAGCCTGTCCTGGTCTCATCTGGGAAAGATAATTCTCTCAAGACATGGATTTTCGATGAAATTCCATTCTCGCATATCCCCAGGCCTCTTCACATAAGAAGTGGGCATTCGGCTGCAATTACTGCCCTAGAGTTCTTGCCTTCAGGGTCTGATGGCTCTGAATTCAGTGGAAAGTGGTTGCTGAGCGCTAGTAAGGATTGCAGCCTCTGGGGTTTCAGTGTACGGAAGGATAGCCAGAACACCGAGATCTCTCAGGGAGCCGTTGAACACAAGTCCAAAAGAAGGGGTGCACCCAGCACCTATACTGGCGTCACGCATGCTAATGTGGAAACCGACTTCCGGGCACCGGAAATTACCTGTATCGCCTGCTCCCTGAACCGCGATGGCGGGATGGGTACCACGACGTCCGGCCCCATCTGGGCGAATCCTAAAACAACAAGAGCAGAAGATTCGAGCAAGACGGGCTGGGAAAGTATAGTTACTGGCCATCGTGGAGATAAATATGCTCGAACATGGTTCTGGGGCAAAAAGAAAGCCGGGCGTTGGGCGTTCGAAACCAGCGATGGAACTGAAGTCAAG AGTGTGGCTCTTTCACGTTGCGGAACCTTCGCAATAATTGGGTCTGCGGGAGGTACCATTGACATGTTCAACATGCAATCTGGTCTATACAGGCAGAGTTTCCCAGCCAAGTCTCCCAAGGGTGATCTTAAACAACGGCCTACTCCGTCGCCCATCTCTGAGAGCCATGATATTAAACACACCAAAGCAGTCACTGgcttgatgattgatggacTGAATCGCACTGTTATTAGTTGTGGACTCGACGGTAAAGTCAAG TTTTGGGACCTAGTGTCGGGTCACCTGGTTGATCAGCTTGATTGGTATCCTATGACTTCTATCATTGGACTTCGAAGCAACCACACAAACGAGCTTGTTGCATTTAGCTGTGACGACCTCTCAATTcgcgttgttgatgttgaaacCAAGAAAGTCATTCGTGAATTTTGGGGATGCGTGGGCCAAATCAATGATTTCACTTTCTCAACCGATGGACGCTGGATCATTGCAGCTTCCATGGACTCTACAATCCGCGTTTGGGATTTACCAACGGGCCATCTCATTGATGTATTCCGCGCCTCAAGCACTTGCACCTCTTTGGCGATGTCCTCAACGGGCGAGTTCTTGGCTACTGCACATGCTGACGGGGTAGGGATCAGCCTTTGGTCCAACAAAAGTTTGTTTGTACCTATCTCAACGCGGAATGTGGATGAGCATGCCATGACAAATGTTCACATCCCCACTTCTTCCAACGACGGCTATCCTGGAGTTATCGAAGCAGCATTTTCAGATGGCTCtgatgaagcagaagtgGACGGCCCGTTACCATCCATCGAACAGCTCAACGGGGATATGGTCACTCTTAGTGTTGTTCCTAAGAGCAAGTGGCAAACGTTGCTTCAGCTGAACTTAATCAAG GAACGCAACAAACCTAAAGAACCACCAAAAGCCCCCCAGAAGGctccattctttcttccagCTGCCGGTGAACAAAAGCTCCCTGATAGTGACCCGAATACATCAAGTGAGGGCACGGTTGCTGAGCGCTCGCGAATCGCGAAACTCCACAATTCCAAGGATACGTCTGGAATTATGAGCACGCGTTTCACTGATCTTCTACATTCAGGCTATGTCTCGGGAAACTTCGATTCGTTTGTTGAGCACTTGAAAGGTATGCCTCCAGCAAAGGCAGATCTTGAGATTAGGTCACTGGATCCACAGGTACGAGACGGTTACTCTGAGCTATCCGCCTTTGTCTCCGCGTTATCTACTCGCCTGGGATCGAGAAGAGACTTTGAGCTCGTCAACACATGGATGGCAGTCTTTCTGAGAATACATGCCGATATTGTGGCAGAATGCTCTGGTACCAATGTGGACGACGAAAACGCTTTGAAATCTGCCCTTACTGGATGGAGACAGGCACTGCAGCGGGAGGCAGAGCGCTTGGCTGGATTGGTCGGTTACTGCAGAGGAGTAGTTGGGTTCTTGCGGTCTACACGCTGA
- a CDS encoding uncharacterized protein (COG:S;~EggNog:ENOG410PJYT;~InterPro:IPR029060,IPR039436,IPR026832;~PFAM:PF12813), whose translation MGIPFLTRHLYPFAEAVILGKSQEVQHKQTEHVEAVVIDGPSLVYHVSTRLLSLSNTFSQPTCDEVSCAVMVYLLQLNMLGVKIHKIYFDGALPDEKRETRLARLERSRKKLVTLRTNSPQCFQKSSSSPRSRTISPKNILQRRSLPAKYANIPENPFIVPAVFEDLKDRWCKKNINSVVKDVADLDTASLSDFPWRDAVMMVPGEADTYCAHVARLTGCAILTNDSDLLLHDLGKHGSVVLMDSIEPWTCEISRHKHTLIRALRLCPNLVANRLGLTSLLPLAYELKSHPDTGLKQIIQQSKDKEESFEHIPGYCHFVEEYKSRPSLSQEMLCESYPQHFDPRISELFSLRGRIQDSSGQLYMYLVLLNEDPARQCAWAQGKLYRSMAYTALNISFSADESIAFVDEYVRRGSRITTDRIPLGNREWLLLEMSSLCSLLDTVHLQSRLETASPAYWRILAFYIIHYEQTGSAINYTEHLRRLLMLGNGDNLDWADVHLMAQMQSVLYSLRILRQILGFTGFTDDLTLRTRTILDNLPPLHILMRPVHEMTQEFRTDCSVSDLVDRLVKLLGNSSYEEDSPDYMAESHTGRHESASSPTEVNGSGDARAGRSTRTLANMYELLSEQ comes from the exons ATGGGAATACCATTTCTTACACGTCATTTGTATCCGTTTGCCGAGGCCGTCATATTGGGAAAGTCCCAGGAAGTCCAGcacaaacaaacagaacATGTTGAGGCTGTTGTAATAGATGGACCAAGTCTTGTTTACCATGTCTCCACGCGCCTGTTATCGCTGTCGAATACTTTCTCACAGCCAACCTGCGATGAAGTAAGCTGTGCGGTGATGGTCTACCTCTTGCAACTGAACATGCTCGGTGTGAAAAT ACATAAGATATACTTTGACGGGGCGTTACCTGATGAGAAACGGGAAACGCGCCTTGCTCGACTGGAGAGGTCAAGAAAAAAACTTGTGACGCTCCGGACCAATTCACCACAATGCTTTCAAAAGTCTAGTAGCTCACCCAGGTCTCGCACAATAAGCCCGAAGAACATTTTGCAGAGAAGGAGCCTACCGGCAAAATATGCTAATATTCCCGAAAATCCCTTTATCGTTCCTGCGGTCTTCGAAGATCTCAAAGATCGATGGTGCAAGAAGAACATAAACAGCGTGGTAAAAGACGTTGCAGACCTGGATACTGCTTCCTTAAGCGATTTTCCCTGGAGAGATGCTGTCATGATGGTCCCAGGTGAAGCAGATACATATTGCGCCCATGTTGCTAGGCTCACCGGTTGTGCTATACTCACTAATGACTCGGATCTACTGCTTCATGACCTTGGAAAACATGGTTCCGTCGTCCTAATGGATTCAATTGAGCCGTGGACGTGCGAAATCTCTCGACATAAGCACACCTTGATCCGAGCTTTAAGACTGTGTCCAAACCTAGTCGCAAATCGGCTAGGTCTGACAAGCTTGCTTCCTTTGGCTTACGAGTTGAAAAGTCATCCGGACACTGGTTTGAAGCAGATAATACAGCAATCAAAGGATAAAGAAGAATCCTTCGAACATATACCGGGATATTGTCACTTTGTGGAAGAATATAAAAGCAGACCAAGCCTTTCCCAGGAAATGCTATGTGAAAGCTATCCCCAACACTTTGATCCAAGAATATCAGAGCTATTCTCATTGCGTGGGAGAATTCAGGACTCCTCAGGACAGTTATACATGTATCTCGTCCTTCTGAATGAGGACCCTGCGCGACAATGTGCATGGGCTCAGGGCAAGCTGTATAGAAGCATGGCGTATACCGCTCTCAATATATCTTTCTCTGCTGACGAGAGCATAGCTTTCGTCGACGAGTATGTCCGACGAGGAAGTAGAATTACGACAGACCGCATACCACTGGGAAATAGGGAGTGGCTTCTGCTGGAAATGAGTTCACTATGTTCACTTTTGGACACAGTACATCTTCAGTCGCGGCTTGAAACTGCTTCGCCAGCATATTGGAGAATCCTCGCATTCTATATAATTCACTATGAGCAAACCGGTTCTGCTATCAATTATACGGAGCATTTAAGGCGACTGTTAATGTTGGGAAACGGTGACAACCTTGACTGGGCTGATGTCCATCTAATGGCGCAGATGCAATCCGTGCTATATTCATTGAGGATTCTCAGACAAATCCTTGGATTTACAGGGTTTACCGACGATCTGACACTTCGAACTAGGACTATATTGGATAATTTGCCCCCCCTCCATATTTTGATGAGGCCTGTACACGAGATGACTCAGGAATTTCGCACTGATTGCTCCGTCAGTGACCTTGTAGATCGGCTGGTTAAGCTCTTGGGAAATAGCTCATATGAAGAAGACTCCCCAGACTACATGGCCGAGTCGCACACAGGTCGACATGAGTCTGCATCGTCACCCACAGAAGTTAATGGATCTGGGGATGCCCGAGCTGGTCGATCTACCAGGACGCTAGCTAACATGTACGAATTACTTTCAGAGCAATGA
- a CDS encoding inositol polyphosphate kinase VIP1 (BUSCO:EOG09260FMW;~COG:Z;~EggNog:ENOG410PF91;~InterPro:IPR000560,IPR037446,IPR040557,IPR013651, IPR029033;~PFAM:PF00328,PF18086,PF08443;~go_function: GO:0000829 - inositol heptakisphosphate kinase activity [Evidence IEA]), with the protein MDISEPIVSLSSDGGTTVPSMEAKPDSGASSPSVGSDRIDKGSFSLLSEPTAPNSSKGNTNGVQVQGSQPYQFESSSSNWNVGQGPNPSVRSSSRAPRRLSGSTAASSISEAEVSGTPHLGRIGVCALDVKARSKPSQNILTRLQSKGGFEVIVFGDKVILDEAVENWPICEYLIAFFSDGFPLDKAIAYARLRKPFCVNDLPMQKVLWDRRLCLKILDQMSVPTPKRLEVNRDGGPTLESPELAEHVYNLTGVKLEGPSDGTGGGASRTMNVRMSDDGDSLIVDGKVFRKPFVEKPVNGEDHNIHIYFPNDQQYSGGGRRLFRKVGNKSSEYDPDLTVPRSVTETDTSYIYEQFLRVDNSEDVKAYTVGPDFCHAETRKSPVVDGLVRRNTHGKELRYITKLSKDEAAIASKISNGFGQRICGFDMLRVGEKSYVIDVNGWSFVKDNNDYYDRCAAILRDTFLNERRKLEGIIEPVDAIPADSGHSWRHSMSHRHTLKTLLKSPSASKLHGSQAGLRSSDTGSSDSIVSRPITSSSAEKVDNGNGHADPSGLDKLAHPKIYTSQNSKSSILPVDLPTEGLPPPPPPASKHSWKLKGMVAVIRHADRTPKQKFKFTFHSQPFIDLLKGHQEEVVIKGEAALASVSDAVKVAMDQNLEDMDKLKLLRTSLEKKGGWPGTKVQIKPMFRKRKPEELRGQTSSVLPTSPSEPPQHELLVSTQDQHSAENDQLSRPQTRSDSISGATFSRFSAAENDLILDKLQLVIKWGGEPTHAARYQSQDLGLNMRDDLKLMNKEALNNVRIYTSSERRVSTSAQIWACSFLDQKELPENFIQVRKDLLDDSNAAKDLMDKVKKKLKLLLREGSAPSQFTWPKDNIPEPSVVLATVVELMKFHRDVMRHNFRRFDESSSQPSGTDEINDGCPSFQPNTGCEKPSLSSIQGRWCTGEDPMLFKERWEKLFAEFCDTEKVDPSKLSELYDSMKFDALHNRQFLEWVFMPPDSDDSEDEKHHYTPKNTRRDDSVSPNNESDNDKNEEQTEGSLFAHRFGWKKRMHAFELMPHFRALDDSYDHYFKLYPGSSSTKAKIDGRLSKLRELYKLAKVLFDYVTPQEYGITDTEKLEIGLLTSLPLLQGIVRDLEEVQASPDAKSFFYFTKESHIYTLLNCILEGGIQTKIARTAIPELDYLSQICFELYEAKDCESSTNSYSIRISISPGCHAFDPLDVQLDSRHAIGCAPRRSLTAHQDWKEVIETLKARFDTVKLPKTFIAVNLSDKHGSHS; encoded by the exons ATGGATATCAGTGAGCCCattgtctctctttctagTGACGGTGGCACCACAGTCCCCAGTATGGAAGCGAAGCCAGACTCCGGAGCATCGTCGCCGAGTGTAGGCTCTGATCGCATAGACAAAGGCTCCTTCAGCCTCCTCTCTGAACCAACCGCCCCAAATTCTTCGAAGGGAAACACCAATGGCGTGCAGGTCCAAGGATCCCAGCCGTACCAATTCGAAAGTTCTTCAAGTAACTGGAACGTTGGACAAGGCCCTAACCCTTCAGTCCGCTCATCTAGTCGAGCGCCCAGAAGGCTCAGTGGGAGCACGGCTGCAAGCTCCATCAGTGAAGCTGAAGTCTCCGGAACACCGCACCTTGGAAGAATTGGTGTCTGTGCATTGGACGTGAAAGCTCGCAGCAAGCCTAGCCAAAACATATTGACGCGTCTTCAGTCCAAAGGTGGATTCGAAGTGATTGTCTTTGGTGACAAGGTGATCCTCGACGAAGCTGTAGAGAATTGGCCTATCTGCGAATACCTGATAGCGTTCTTTTCTGATGGGTTTCCGCTGGACAAAGCTATCGCATATGCAAGACTTCGAAAGCCATTTTGTGTCAATGATCTTCCCATGCAGAAGGTATTATGGGACCGGCGTCTCTGCTTGAAGATACTAGATCAGATGAGCGTCCCAACACCCAAGAGACTGGAGGTTAACCGAGACGGAGGGCCTACCCTGGAATCCCCAGAACTCGCCGAGCATGTATATAATCTGACAGGAGTGAAACTCGAGGGTCCCAGTGACGGCACTGGTGGAGGAGCCTCGAGAACAATGAACGTGAGGATGTCTGACGATGGCGATTCTCTTATTGTTGACGGCAAGGTTTTCAGAAAACCTTTCGTTGAGAAGCCAGTAAACGGGGAAGACCACAATATTCATATATACTTCCCTAATGACCAGCAATATAGTGGCGGTGGTAGAAGGCTATTTCGAAAGGTCGGGAACAAAAGCTCCGAATACGACCCCGACCTTACCGTCCCCCGATCAGTCACAGAAACGGATACAAGCTACATCTATGAACAGTTCCTGAGGGTCGATAATTCAGAGGACGTCAAAGCCTATACAGTCGGTCCAGATTTCTGCCATGCAGAGACGCGGAAGTCTCCTGTGGTTGACGGACTCGTTCGCCGCAATACCCATGGAAAGGAGCTCAGGTATATAACAAAATTGAGCAAGGATGAAGCAGCTATTGCTTCTAAAATATCAAATGGATTTGGCCAGAGAATATGCGGGTTCGACATGCTTCGCGTGGGGGAGAAAAGTTATGTGATTGACGTTAACGGCTGGAGCTTTGTCAAAGACAACAATGACTATTACGACAGATGCGCTGCTATTCTGAGAGACACTTTCCTGAATGAAAGGCGCAAACTCGAAGGAATTATTGAGCCCGTCGATGCTATTCCTGCTGATTCTGGACATTCTTGGAGACATTCCATGTCTCACAGACACACCCTGAAGACCCTTTTGAAATCTCCAAGTGCATCGAAGCTTCATGGGAGCCAAGCCGGCCTAAGAAGTTCTGACACAGGCTCGTCTGATTCCATTGTTTCGCGACCAATAACTTCATCATCCGCGGAGAAGGTCGACAATGGAAACGGCCATGCAGACCCTAGTGGGCTTGATAAACTCGCGCACCCCAAGATCTATACTTCGCAGAACTCTAAGTCGTCAATATTACCAGTGGATCTGCCTACCGAGGgcctgccgccgccgccgccgccagcTTCGAAACACTCATGGAAACTCAAGGGAATGGTAGCAGTCATTAGACACGCAGATCGCACACCCAAGCAGAAGTTTAAATTTACGTTTCACAGCCAGCCTTTCATTGACTTGCTCAAAGGCCATCAAGAAGAGGTAGTGATAAAGGGTGAGGCTGCATTGGCAAGCGTTTCGGATGCGGTCAAGGTTGCCATGGACCAGAATCTTGAAGATATGGACAAGTTAAAGCTGCTCCGAACGTCACTTGAGAAGAAAGGTGGCTGGCCAGGGACTAAGGTCCAAATCAAACCAATGTTTCGCAAGCGGAAGCCAGAAGAGCTACGCGGGCAGACTTCGTCGGTCCTCCCGACATCCCCTTCTGAGCCACCGCAGCATGAATTACTTGTATCTACGCAAGACCAGCATTCCGCAGAAAATGATCAACTCAGTCGGCCTCAAACGCGGAGTGACTCGATATCCGGTGCAACCTTTTCGAGATTCTCTGCCGCAGAAAACGACCTGATCCTAGACAAACTCCAACTCGTGATCAAGTGGGGTGGAGAACCAACGCATGCAGCACGCTATCAATCGCAGGATTTAGGGCTTAACATGCGTGATGATCTGAAGCTCATGAACAAGGAAGCATTGAATAATGTCCGCATATATACAAGCTCTGAACGAAGAGTGAGCACGAGTG CCCAAATATGGGCTTGCTCCTTTCTCGATCAGAAGGAGCTTCCCGAAAATTTCATACAAGTCCGAAAAGATCTTCTGGATGACTCGAATGCTGCCAAGGATCTCATGGataaggtgaagaagaagctaaAGCTCCTTCTAAGGGAAGGATCCGCGCCCTCGCAGTTTACGTGGCCGAAGGACAATATCCCGGAACCATCAGTCGTGCTAGCTACTGTCGTTGAACTGATGAAGTTTCATCGGGATGTCATGAGACACAATTTCCGCAGATTTGACGAATCATCGTCTCAGCCTTCTGGGACAGATGAAATAAATGACGGCTGCCCATCCTTCCAGCCTAACACAGGATGCGAAAAgccttctttgtcttccatTCAAGGAAGATGGTGTACAGGTGAAGATCCCATGCTTTTCAAAGAACGATGGGAGAAGCTTTTTGCCGAATTTTGCGATACAGAGAAGGTTGATCCCAGTAAACTTTCTGAGCTTTACGACAGCATGAAGTTCGATGCCCTTCATAACCGACAATTCTTAGAATGGGTCTTTATGCCACCCGATAGCGACGATAGTGAAGACGAAAAGCATCATTATACCCCGAAGAATACCAGACGAGATGATTCTGTCAGCCCTAACAATGAGAGTGACAATGATAAAAATGAAGAACAAACAGAAGGCTCTCTTTTTGCCCATCGGTTCGGATGGAAGAAGCGCATGCATGCATTCGAACTAATGCCACACTTCAGGGCACTTGATGACAGTTACGACCACTATTTCAAGTTATATCCAGGCTCCAGCTCAACGAAGGCTAAGATTGACGGGAGACTTTCGAAACTGAGGGAGCTATATAAACTGGCCAAGGTACTCTTTGATTATGTGACACCGCAGGAATATGGGATAACGGACACGGAGAAATTGGAAATTGGCCTCTTGACATCCTTGCCACTCTTGCAAGGAATAGTGAGGGATTTGGAAGAGGTCCAGGCTTCGCCGGACGCAAAGtctttcttctacttcaCGAAGGAGTCACACATTTATACTCTTTTAAACTGCATCTTAGAAGGGGGGATACAGACCAAGATAGCCAGGACTGCCATTCCCGAGCTGGACTACTTATCTCAGATCTGCTTCGAGCTCTATGAGGCCAAAGACTGTGAATCTTCAACAAATTCCTACTCGATTCGGATATCAATAAGCCCTGGTTGTCATGCTTTTGATCCACTGGACGTGCAACTCGATTCCCGGCATGCCATTGGATGTGCACCAAGGAGGAGCTTGACTGCCCATCAGGACTGGAAAGAGGTTATCGAGACCTTGAAGGCGAGATTCGACAC AGTAAAGCTTCCTAAGACATTCATCGCAGTGAACCTTAGTGATAAGCACGGATCACACTCTTGA